From one Bacteroides eggerthii genomic stretch:
- a CDS encoding bifunctional 3,4-dihydroxy-2-butanone-4-phosphate synthase/GTP cyclohydrolase II, with protein METVKLNTIEEAIEDFKAGNFVIVVDDEDRENEGDLIIAAEQITPEKVNFMLKHARGVLCAPITVSRCKELDLPHQVSDNTSVLGTPFTVTIDKLEGCTTGVSAADRAATIQALADPASTPATFGRPGHINPLYAQEKGVLRRAGHTEATIDMCRLSGFYPAGALMEIMNEDGTMARLPELRKMADEFNLKLISIRDMIAYRLRQESIVEKGVEVDMPTEHGHFRLIPFRQKSNGLEHVALFKGTWEPDEPVLVRVHSSCATGDIFGSMRCDCGEQLHKAMELIEKAGKGAIVYLNQEGRGIGLMEKMRAYKLQEDGMDTVDANICLGHLADERDYGVGAQILRELGVHKMRLLTNNPVKRVGLEAYGLEIVENVPVETTPNRYNERYLRTKKERMGHILHFNK; from the coding sequence ATGGAAACAGTAAAGTTGAATACAATAGAAGAGGCTATTGAAGATTTTAAAGCCGGTAATTTTGTGATTGTAGTCGATGATGAAGATCGTGAAAACGAGGGAGATTTGATTATTGCTGCCGAACAGATCACGCCGGAAAAGGTAAACTTCATGCTGAAACATGCACGTGGTGTGCTGTGCGCTCCTATTACGGTGTCTCGTTGCAAGGAACTGGATCTGCCCCATCAGGTGTCTGATAATACTTCTGTATTGGGTACTCCTTTTACGGTAACTATTGATAAGTTGGAAGGTTGCACAACCGGTGTCTCTGCTGCCGATCGTGCTGCGACAATCCAGGCGTTGGCCGATCCTGCTTCAACTCCTGCTACTTTCGGTCGTCCCGGACATATTAATCCGCTGTATGCTCAGGAGAAAGGTGTGTTGCGTCGTGCAGGTCACACAGAAGCCACAATTGATATGTGCCGTTTGTCCGGTTTCTATCCGGCTGGTGCGCTCATGGAAATTATGAATGAAGACGGTACAATGGCACGTCTGCCGGAATTGCGTAAAATGGCTGATGAGTTTAATTTGAAACTGATTTCCATTCGCGACATGATAGCTTATCGCTTGCGACAGGAATCTATCGTGGAGAAGGGAGTAGAGGTGGATATGCCGACAGAACATGGACATTTTCGTCTCATTCCTTTCCGCCAAAAGTCCAATGGTTTGGAGCATGTAGCTTTGTTCAAGGGAACTTGGGAACCTGATGAACCCGTATTGGTACGTGTACACTCTTCTTGTGCAACAGGAGATATTTTTGGCTCTATGCGTTGTGATTGCGGAGAACAGCTTCATAAGGCTATGGAGCTGATTGAGAAGGCTGGTAAAGGAGCTATTGTGTACCTCAATCAGGAAGGTCGCGGTATCGGATTAATGGAAAAGATGAGAGCTTATAAGCTTCAAGAAGATGGCATGGATACAGTGGACGCCAATATCTGCCTCGGACATTTGGCGGATGAACGTGACTATGGAGTAGGTGCTCAAATACTGCGTGAACTAGGTGTGCATAAGATGCGTTTGCTCACAAATAATCCAGTGAAACGTGTCGGTTTGGAGGCTTATGGCTTGGAGATTGTAGAGAATGTGCCGGTTGAAACAACTCCTAACCGATATAACGAGCGTTACTTACGTACAAAGAAAGAACGTATGGGGCATATTCTTCATTTTAATAAGTAA
- a CDS encoding FtsB family cell division protein, translated as MDKLASLWLFVRRRKYLITFVLFVVLVGFLDENSIVRRLAYYREETRLRGEIDKYRTEYEENTRRLNELAVDSGAIEQIAREKYLMKKPNEDIYVFQEDVEE; from the coding sequence ATGGATAAACTTGCGTCCCTTTGGTTGTTTGTCCGCAGACGTAAATATCTGATAACGTTTGTGCTATTTGTCGTGCTTGTTGGCTTTTTAGATGAAAACAGCATTGTGCGCCGTCTTGCTTATTATCGTGAGGAGACGCGTTTGCGTGGGGAAATAGACAAGTATCGTACAGAGTATGAGGAGAATACCCGTCGTCTGAATGAACTTGCGGTCGATTCCGGTGCGATTGAGCAGATAGCTCGCGAAAAGTATCTGATGAAGAAGCCCAATGAGGATATTTATGTATTTCAAGAAGATGTAGAAGAATGA
- a CDS encoding DUF362 domain-containing protein, which yields MAYVISDDCIACGTCIDECPVGAISEGDIYSIDPETCTECGTCADVCPSEAIHPGE from the coding sequence ATGGCTTACGTAATTAGTGACGATTGTATTGCTTGCGGAACTTGTATCGACGAGTGTCCGGTAGGCGCTATCTCTGAAGGCGATATCTATTCTATCGATCCTGAAACTTGTACAGAATGTGGTACTTGTGCAGATGTTTGCCCTTCTGAAGCAATTCATCCGGGAGAATAA
- a CDS encoding pyridoxal phosphate-dependent aminotransferase gives MNQLSDRLNSLSPSATLAMSQKSAELKAQGIDVINLSVGEPDFNTPDHIKEAAKKAIDDNFSRYSPVPGYPALRNAIVEKLKKENGLEYTAAQISCANGAKQSVCNAILVLVNPGDEVIVPAPYWVSYPEMVKLAEGKPVIVTAGIEQDFKITPAQLEAAITPKTKALILCSPSNPTGSVYSKEELAGLVAVLAKYPQVVVIADEIYEHINYIGKHQSIAQFPEMKDRTVIVNGVSKAYAMTGWRIGFIAGPEWLVKACNKLQGQYTSGPCSVSQKAAEAAYTGTQTPVEEMRKAFERRRDLIVKLAKEVPGFEVNVPEGAFYLFPKCSSFFGKSAGERKIDNSDDLAMYLLEVAHVACVGGTSFGAPECIRMSYATSDENIVEAIRRIKEALSQLA, from the coding sequence ATGAACCAATTATCAGATCGTTTGAACAGCTTGTCGCCTTCTGCGACGTTGGCTATGTCTCAAAAGAGTGCAGAGCTGAAAGCTCAAGGCATAGATGTAATTAACTTGAGTGTCGGAGAACCGGATTTTAATACTCCCGACCATATTAAAGAGGCTGCGAAAAAGGCGATAGACGATAACTTCTCTCGCTATTCTCCAGTTCCGGGCTATCCGGCTTTGCGCAATGCTATTGTGGAGAAATTAAAAAAAGAGAACGGTCTGGAATATACTGCTGCACAAATCTCTTGCGCCAATGGAGCTAAACAGTCAGTTTGCAATGCAATCTTGGTACTGGTAAATCCGGGCGATGAGGTGATTGTGCCTGCGCCTTATTGGGTTAGCTACCCTGAAATGGTGAAGTTGGCAGAAGGTAAACCGGTGATTGTTACAGCAGGCATTGAACAGGATTTCAAGATAACGCCTGCGCAATTGGAAGCTGCCATTACGCCGAAAACCAAAGCACTGATACTTTGCTCTCCTTCCAATCCTACCGGTTCTGTATATAGTAAAGAAGAATTAGCCGGACTGGTTGCCGTATTGGCTAAGTATCCTCAGGTAGTTGTTATAGCTGATGAAATTTACGAACATATCAACTATATCGGTAAACACCAAAGTATTGCACAATTCCCGGAAATGAAAGACCGTACAGTAATTGTGAATGGCGTTTCCAAGGCATATGCCATGACAGGTTGGCGTATCGGTTTCATTGCCGGTCCTGAATGGCTTGTAAAGGCTTGTAACAAATTGCAGGGGCAGTATACTTCAGGTCCATGTTCGGTTTCTCAGAAAGCTGCTGAAGCTGCTTATACAGGAACGCAGACTCCGGTGGAGGAGATGCGTAAAGCGTTTGAGCGTCGTCGAGACCTCATTGTGAAGTTGGCTAAGGAAGTTCCGGGATTTGAGGTAAACGTGCCGGAAGGTGCTTTCTACTTATTTCCCAAATGCAGTTCGTTCTTTGGAAAGTCTGCGGGAGAACGTAAGATTGATAATTCTGATGATTTGGCTATGTACCTGCTGGAGGTAGCTCATGTAGCTTGTGTGGGTGGTACTTCGTTCGGTGCTCCTGAGTGCATTCGTATGAGTTATGCTACGAGTGATGAGAATATTGTCGAGGCGATTCGCCGTATCAAAGAAGCATTGTCGCAGCTTGCATGA
- a CDS encoding MotA/TolQ/ExbB proton channel family protein — translation METTQKKAASFKGIRSAGWVIVICFIIAVLIFNFVLGNPSNFMNNDPNNHPLPGNFLGTIYKGGFIVPVIQTLLLTVIALSIERYIAIRAAFGKGSLVRFVANIKAALAAGDMRKAQEICDTQRGSVANVVNATLRKYAEMERETELTKDQKLLAIQKELEEATALELPMMEQNLPIIGTITTLGTLMGLLGTVIGMIRSFAALAAGGSADSMALSQGISEALINTAFGILTGALAVISYNYYTNKIDKLTYSLDEVGFSIVQTFAATHK, via the coding sequence ATGGAAACAACTCAAAAAAAAGCAGCCTCTTTTAAAGGCATTAGATCCGCCGGTTGGGTAATTGTAATTTGCTTTATCATTGCCGTACTAATCTTTAATTTTGTTCTTGGAAATCCATCCAACTTCATGAACAATGATCCGAACAACCACCCGTTGCCGGGAAACTTTCTGGGCACTATATATAAAGGTGGGTTTATAGTTCCGGTGATTCAGACTCTTCTGCTTACCGTTATTGCCTTGAGCATCGAACGCTATATTGCTATTCGCGCCGCTTTCGGTAAGGGTTCGTTGGTGAGGTTCGTTGCTAATATCAAAGCAGCTTTGGCCGCCGGAGATATGAGGAAGGCGCAGGAGATATGCGACACACAGCGTGGTTCTGTAGCCAATGTGGTAAATGCTACTTTGAGGAAATATGCCGAAATGGAGAGAGAGACGGAACTGACTAAAGACCAGAAACTGCTTGCTATCCAAAAAGAGTTGGAAGAAGCCACTGCCCTGGAGTTGCCGATGATGGAACAGAACCTGCCGATTATAGGTACCATCACTACGCTGGGTACATTGATGGGGTTGCTGGGTACAGTCATCGGTATGATTCGTTCCTTTGCTGCTTTGGCCGCCGGAGGTAGTGCTGACTCTATGGCGCTGTCACAAGGTATTTCCGAGGCTTTGATTAATACTGCTTTCGGTATTTTGACCGGTGCTTTGGCTGTTATCTCCTATAACTATTATACCAATAAGATTGACAAACTGACGTACAGCCTTGATGAGGTTGGCTTCTCTATCGTGCAGACTTTTGCAGCTACGCATAAATAA
- a CDS encoding ATP-binding protein — protein sequence MFIFANNRQTKQTVNKNAAILITLWSVCISYATSIFAATNPNRLDTLKFFVQKKILYNEEIPVDSVICWSESILPDIRKNKQDKTTYFLLQLQLANAYTLRGDISLAIDRARLMYEEAKEMEYDFGMVVANQAIGDAYTIANQCDKALESYQDALKELHLISPHHPYHIQLLLKQSNTLQRKGQLKDAKKVLDEIKNTLGKKPDYATTFFATIEEANYAISHGHLSRSYLKEAAGHLKSMDSIYRLHPEKFYYFHLKYTAAAYYRAMGNWDASYWDKAMQLYEELRQEYSVNKRSTYYRWITLETIYLYKIQGKSMEACRLYQELYPTVDTLTTEGYTRQINTLRAKYQVDQMEIANKEEHNRLITSMLAGSIMLLLMFTIIAFRLKKQQQKITLSTQNLERLRTNAENATSAKSIFLSNMSHEIRTPLNALSGFSSLLTEEGLDNETRRQCNDVILQNSELLLKLINDVIDLSSLEFGKIQFSIAKHDVVGICRNVTDTVSKVKQTQAEIHFITEQESMEIETDDSRLQQVLINLLINATKFTPQGSIILEVKKGSKEELLFSVTDTGCGIPKEKQATIFQRFEKLNENAQGSGLGLSICQLIIEHIGGKIWIDPNYTNGSRFCFTHPIRQPHTAKGRKGNKI from the coding sequence ATGTTTATTTTTGCCAATAATAGACAAACAAAACAAACGGTGAACAAGAATGCTGCCATATTAATTACGTTGTGGAGCGTATGTATATCATACGCCACTTCAATATTTGCGGCAACCAATCCGAACAGATTGGATACACTGAAGTTTTTTGTTCAGAAAAAGATTCTCTATAATGAGGAAATACCGGTGGACAGCGTCATCTGTTGGAGCGAAAGCATTTTACCTGACATCAGGAAAAACAAACAAGACAAAACAACTTATTTTCTACTACAACTCCAGCTTGCCAATGCTTACACATTGCGGGGAGATATCAGCCTTGCCATAGATCGTGCACGACTGATGTACGAAGAAGCCAAAGAAATGGAATATGATTTTGGAATGGTGGTCGCGAACCAAGCTATCGGAGATGCCTATACCATAGCCAACCAATGCGACAAAGCGCTGGAATCCTATCAGGACGCTTTGAAAGAGCTGCATCTTATATCTCCGCACCACCCCTACCACATACAACTACTGCTGAAGCAGTCCAACACCTTACAACGTAAAGGGCAACTGAAAGACGCCAAAAAAGTATTGGACGAGATCAAAAACACTCTTGGGAAAAAGCCGGATTACGCCACCACCTTTTTCGCTACCATTGAAGAAGCCAACTACGCCATTTCGCATGGCCACCTTTCACGTTCCTATCTTAAAGAAGCGGCCGGACACCTGAAAAGCATGGACTCCATTTACCGGTTGCATCCTGAGAAATTCTACTATTTCCACTTGAAATACACCGCTGCTGCCTACTATCGGGCAATGGGCAACTGGGATGCATCTTATTGGGACAAAGCCATGCAGCTGTACGAAGAATTGAGACAGGAATATTCAGTCAATAAACGTTCCACATACTACCGATGGATAACTCTGGAAACTATATACCTATATAAGATACAAGGAAAATCAATGGAAGCCTGTCGGTTATATCAGGAGCTATACCCTACCGTCGACACGCTTACTACCGAAGGTTATACCCGACAAATCAACACCCTACGTGCCAAATATCAGGTGGACCAAATGGAGATTGCCAATAAGGAAGAACACAACAGGCTTATCACCAGCATGCTGGCAGGAAGTATCATGCTACTGCTCATGTTCACTATTATAGCTTTCAGACTCAAGAAACAGCAACAAAAGATAACCCTATCCACCCAAAACCTGGAACGTCTGCGCACCAACGCAGAAAATGCGACATCCGCCAAGAGCATATTCCTCTCGAATATGAGTCATGAAATACGCACCCCGTTAAATGCACTCTCCGGTTTCTCCTCGCTGCTGACAGAAGAAGGATTGGACAACGAAACACGCCGCCAATGCAATGATGTAATCCTGCAAAACTCCGAACTATTATTGAAGCTCATCAATGATGTGATAGATTTATCAAGCCTTGAATTCGGCAAGATACAGTTCAGCATCGCGAAGCATGATGTCGTCGGCATATGCAGGAATGTAACCGACACCGTCAGTAAAGTGAAACAGACCCAAGCCGAAATTCACTTCATTACAGAACAGGAAAGCATGGAAATAGAAACAGACGACTCACGCCTGCAACAAGTCCTGATAAATCTGTTGATTAATGCAACCAAATTTACACCGCAAGGCAGTATCATTCTGGAGGTAAAGAAAGGTTCGAAAGAAGAATTACTTTTTTCCGTAACAGACACCGGATGCGGTATTCCCAAAGAGAAACAGGCCACTATCTTTCAGCGTTTCGAAAAGCTAAACGAAAATGCACAAGGAAGCGGACTGGGGCTTTCCATCTGCCAACTTATCATTGAACATATCGGGGGTAAAATATGGATCGATCCCAACTACACAAACGGATCAAGATTCTGTTTCACCCACCCTATCCGACAGCCACATACCGCCAAAGGCAGAAAGGGAAACAAGATATGA
- a CDS encoding LptF/LptG family permease, which translates to MLRIKKLDIFILKSFCLLFMGTFFICLFIFMMQFLWKYVDEMVGKGLEMNVLAQFFFYSALTLVPASLPLAILLAALITFGNFGERFELLAMKAAGISLLKIMRPLIFFISLICCVSFYFQNVIGPKAQTKLWTLLVSMKQKSPEVDIPEGVFYDEIDGYNLYVKHKNRETGMLYDVLIYNFEKGFENAQIIKSDSGRLEMTADKQHLYLHLYSGEQFENLKSQNMNQKNVPYRRETFVEKHAIIEFNSDFNMVDAGFMSNQSSSKDMSMLQADIDSMKVQNDSIGRTYYKEAMASTYKATVNTLSKDDTLKIESAHLGSYNVDSLFNVATLMQKQKIMSTAVSRAESAASDWSFKSFNISQTETSLRRHMTSWHEKLTLSLACLIFFFIGAPLGGIIRKGGLGMPVVVSVLIFIIYYIINNTGYKMARDGKWIVWMGMWTSTAILAPLGAFLTYKSNNDSVVLNADAYINWFKKIAGIRSVRHLFRKEVIIHDPDYARLPGELQQLSADCRAYAEKKSLMRAPNYFSLWMNYTPHDEEVVVLNERMEALIDEMSNTRSIPLLTALNNYPIIAVHAHVRPFRNYWLNMLCGVIVPVGLFFYFRIWAFRIRLGNDMERIIRTNGEIQNIIKVDLNK; encoded by the coding sequence ATGCTGCGCATAAAAAAGTTAGATATATTTATATTAAAGAGCTTTTGTCTGCTCTTTATGGGCACTTTCTTCATCTGCCTGTTCATCTTCATGATGCAATTTCTGTGGAAATATGTAGACGAAATGGTGGGAAAGGGATTGGAGATGAATGTTCTTGCTCAGTTTTTCTTCTATTCGGCGCTGACGCTGGTACCGGCTTCATTGCCTTTGGCTATCTTGTTGGCGGCCCTCATTACTTTTGGAAATTTTGGAGAACGCTTTGAGTTGCTTGCTATGAAAGCGGCAGGTATTTCTTTGTTGAAAATTATGCGTCCGCTGATATTCTTCATATCTCTTATCTGTTGTGTTTCCTTTTATTTCCAAAATGTCATTGGTCCTAAAGCACAGACTAAGTTGTGGACGCTGCTGGTTTCCATGAAGCAGAAATCACCTGAAGTGGATATCCCTGAAGGAGTATTCTATGACGAGATAGATGGTTATAACCTGTATGTCAAGCATAAGAATCGGGAGACGGGTATGTTGTATGATGTGCTGATTTATAATTTTGAAAAAGGGTTTGAGAATGCACAAATAATTAAATCGGATTCCGGCAGGTTGGAAATGACGGCAGATAAGCAGCACCTTTATTTGCATCTTTATAGCGGTGAGCAGTTTGAGAACCTGAAGTCGCAAAATATGAACCAAAAAAACGTGCCTTACCGCCGGGAAACTTTCGTCGAGAAGCATGCGATTATAGAGTTCAATTCGGATTTTAATATGGTGGATGCCGGATTTATGAGTAATCAGTCCAGTAGCAAGGATATGAGTATGTTGCAGGCAGATATTGACTCTATGAAAGTTCAGAATGACAGTATCGGGCGGACTTACTATAAGGAAGCAATGGCAAGTACTTATAAAGCCACTGTTAATACATTGAGTAAAGACGATACGCTAAAGATAGAATCGGCTCATTTAGGCAGTTACAATGTAGACAGTCTGTTCAATGTGGCTACTTTGATGCAGAAACAGAAAATAATGTCTACGGCTGTCAGTCGTGCAGAGAGCGCTGCAAGTGATTGGAGCTTCAAAAGCTTCAATATCTCACAGACTGAGACCAGCTTGAGACGGCATATGACTTCCTGGCATGAGAAACTGACGCTCTCGTTGGCCTGCCTTATCTTCTTTTTTATCGGTGCGCCATTGGGGGGTATCATTCGTAAAGGTGGGTTGGGCATGCCTGTGGTGGTGTCCGTACTTATTTTTATAATCTACTACATTATTAATAATACGGGCTATAAAATGGCTCGTGATGGTAAATGGATTGTGTGGATGGGTATGTGGACCAGTACTGCTATATTGGCACCGTTGGGAGCCTTTCTTACTTATAAATCCAATAATGATTCGGTAGTATTGAATGCTGATGCTTATATCAACTGGTTCAAGAAAATAGCGGGTATCCGTAGCGTCCGTCATCTTTTCCGAAAGGAAGTGATTATTCACGATCCGGATTACGCTCGTTTGCCGGGAGAGCTCCAGCAGTTGTCGGCCGACTGTCGCGCATATGCTGAAAAGAAATCTTTGATGCGTGCACCTAATTACTTCAGTTTGTGGATGAATTATACTCCTCATGACGAGGAGGTAGTGGTACTTAATGAACGGATGGAGGCATTGATAGATGAAATGTCCAATACAAGGTCTATACCGTTACTGACAGCACTGAACAATTATCCAATCATAGCCGTTCATGCCCATGTGCGGCCTTTCCGTAATTATTGGCTGAATATGCTGTGTGGAGTGATAGTTCCTGTCGGTTTGTTTTTCTATTTCCGTATTTGGGCATTCCGTATCCGGTTGGGTAATGATATGGAACGGATTATCCGTACAAACGGGGAGATACAGAATATAATAAAAGTCGATCTGAATAAATAA
- a CDS encoding DNA polymerase III subunit gamma/tau: MENYIVSARKYRPSTFESVVGQHALTTTLKNAIATNKLAHAYLFCGPRGVGKTTCARIFAKTINCMSPTAEGEACNQCESCTAFNEQRSYNIHELDAASNNSVDDIRQLVEQVRIPPQIGKYKVYIIDEVHMLSASAFNAFLKTLEEPPRHAIFILATTEKHKILPTILSRCQIYDFNRISVEDTVAHLAYVASKEGITAEPEALNIIALKADGGMRDALSIFDQVVSFTGGNITYQSVIENLNVLDYEYYFRLTDHFLENKVCDALLLLNDVLNKGFDGSHFITGLSSHFRDLLVSKDPATLPLLEVGASIRQRYQEQAQKCPLPFLYRAMKLCNDCDLNYRASKNKRLLVELTLIQVAQITAEGDDAASGHSPKQAIKPIFTQPAPAQQSQAAPVAPRPQASIKPQTAPATTPVTNTAPTTTNSVPHTTPTAILLAQGKEEKKVPVMKMSGLGVSIKRPKAAAEEEETKSTTTTTAQQAAQPEEDYIFNERDVNYYWQEYAGRMPKEQVAIAKRMQNMRVTLLNDTTFEAVVDNEIVSKEFTAMIPHLQEYLRARLKNRKVTMTVRISAPTEKVHAYGRVEKFQMMVQKNDALLQLKNEFGLELY; this comes from the coding sequence ATGGAAAATTATATCGTATCGGCACGAAAATACCGCCCCTCAACCTTTGAGTCAGTAGTGGGACAACACGCCCTGACCACCACCTTGAAGAATGCTATCGCCACAAACAAACTGGCGCATGCCTATCTTTTCTGCGGTCCGCGCGGCGTTGGAAAAACCACCTGTGCACGCATCTTTGCAAAAACCATCAACTGCATGAGCCCTACGGCAGAAGGAGAAGCATGCAACCAATGTGAATCATGCACCGCTTTCAACGAACAACGCTCATACAATATTCATGAGCTGGATGCCGCATCCAATAACTCGGTGGACGACATCCGCCAATTGGTGGAGCAGGTACGTATTCCGCCCCAAATAGGCAAATATAAAGTATACATCATCGACGAGGTGCACATGCTATCAGCTTCTGCATTCAACGCCTTCCTGAAAACATTGGAAGAACCGCCACGCCATGCCATATTCATCCTTGCCACCACCGAGAAGCATAAAATATTGCCGACAATCCTGTCACGCTGCCAAATATACGACTTCAACCGCATTAGCGTAGAAGACACAGTAGCCCACCTCGCCTACGTAGCCTCCAAAGAAGGAATCACCGCCGAGCCGGAAGCCTTGAACATCATTGCCCTGAAAGCAGACGGCGGTATGCGCGACGCTTTATCCATATTCGACCAGGTAGTGAGCTTTACCGGAGGGAATATCACTTACCAAAGCGTAATCGAAAACCTGAACGTTCTGGATTACGAGTACTACTTCAGGCTGACCGACCACTTTCTTGAGAACAAAGTCTGCGACGCTCTGTTACTGCTGAACGACGTATTGAACAAAGGATTTGACGGCAGCCATTTTATCACCGGCCTTTCTTCACACTTCCGCGACCTGCTGGTGAGCAAAGACCCCGCTACCCTGCCCCTGCTTGAAGTAGGCGCAAGTATTCGTCAACGCTACCAGGAGCAAGCTCAGAAATGTCCGTTGCCTTTTCTCTATCGCGCCATGAAACTGTGCAACGATTGCGACTTGAACTATCGCGCCAGCAAGAACAAACGGCTGCTGGTGGAGCTGACCCTAATACAAGTAGCCCAAATCACCGCCGAGGGGGACGACGCTGCCAGTGGGCATAGCCCTAAGCAAGCCATAAAACCCATATTTACACAGCCTGCCCCTGCACAGCAATCACAGGCCGCCCCTGTTGCACCCCGGCCGCAAGCCAGCATCAAGCCACAGACCGCTCCGGCAACCACACCCGTTACGAATACCGCTCCCACAACAACAAACTCTGTTCCCCACACCACTCCCACCGCCATACTGCTGGCACAAGGAAAAGAGGAGAAGAAAGTTCCGGTTATGAAAATGTCGGGACTTGGCGTATCTATCAAACGCCCGAAAGCAGCAGCAGAAGAAGAAGAAACAAAAAGTACCACCACTACTACCGCACAGCAGGCGGCACAACCGGAAGAAGACTACATCTTCAATGAAAGAGATGTGAACTACTACTGGCAGGAATATGCCGGACGCATGCCAAAAGAACAAGTTGCCATAGCCAAACGCATGCAGAACATGCGCGTCACGCTGCTGAATGATACCACTTTTGAGGCTGTTGTAGATAACGAAATCGTCTCGAAAGAATTCACCGCAATGATCCCCCATCTGCAAGAATATCTACGCGCACGCCTAAAAAACCGCAAGGTAACCATGACAGTACGCATCAGTGCCCCCACAGAGAAGGTTCATGCATACGGCCGAGTTGAAAAATTCCAAATGATGGTACAAAAGAATGACGCTCTGCTGCAACTGAAAAACGAATTCGGATTGGAGCTTTACTAA
- a CDS encoding sensor histidine kinase: MKQLLIILTLLALPLSVQSINTDRKGSPSLSHKQLVEIEHDIIYGIRQADSLVNAGKPDEALSFYKKSLKAKDSLYNLLTTSQMEEILASYNIDKLILQKEQRRSMFHYICLTVSIIIIIALLLFNIHIYRIRKHLQKDEKEMKRLTAIAEEANEIKSRFLANMSYNIRIPLNNVVGFSQLITDDTGLSEEEKREYSGIIQNNAAELIQLVNNVLDLSRLEANMMKFQLQDCNVQEWCSELACLIQMRSEGSIHLELETDAGDATIHTDINRFTQMVSNMLLYPIECKKRRDVKMKLAYNTEAQNISCQIANSPLADPTFSSQKQFILQKTCHLFFEHFNGTFRIEEPNEGGSAIYFTYPTK; this comes from the coding sequence ATGAAACAATTGCTTATTATATTAACCCTCCTCGCTCTGCCTCTATCCGTACAATCCATCAACACAGATAGGAAGGGCTCGCCTTCCTTATCGCATAAGCAACTGGTGGAAATAGAGCATGACATAATCTACGGTATCCGACAAGCCGATTCATTGGTAAACGCGGGAAAGCCGGATGAAGCACTCTCATTCTATAAAAAAAGTCTCAAGGCCAAAGACTCTCTATACAACCTGCTCACCACTTCACAAATGGAGGAAATACTCGCTTCGTATAATATAGATAAACTCATACTGCAAAAAGAGCAGAGACGCAGCATGTTCCATTATATCTGCCTAACGGTCTCCATCATCATCATTATAGCACTGCTGCTTTTCAATATCCATATATACCGGATTCGGAAGCATCTGCAAAAAGATGAAAAAGAAATGAAAAGGTTAACTGCCATCGCTGAAGAAGCAAATGAAATAAAAAGCCGTTTTCTGGCAAATATGAGTTATAACATACGTATTCCTCTCAATAATGTAGTGGGGTTCTCGCAACTCATAACCGACGACACAGGGCTGAGCGAAGAGGAAAAAAGAGAATATTCCGGCATCATCCAAAATAACGCGGCAGAATTAATTCAACTCGTAAATAATGTGCTCGACCTCTCACGCTTGGAAGCCAACATGATGAAATTCCAATTGCAGGATTGCAATGTACAAGAGTGGTGTAGCGAACTGGCATGCCTAATACAGATGCGTAGCGAAGGAAGCATACACTTGGAATTAGAGACAGATGCAGGAGATGCAACTATCCATACAGACATCAACCGTTTCACACAAATGGTCTCTAACATGCTTCTCTACCCCATTGAATGTAAAAAGAGAAGAGACGTAAAAATGAAGCTGGCTTACAATACGGAAGCTCAGAACATAAGTTGCCAGATAGCAAACAGCCCACTTGCCGATCCTACTTTTTCTTCACAAAAGCAATTTATATTGCAAAAAACCTGCCACCTGTTCTTTGAACATTTCAACGGCACTTTCCGTATAGAGGAACCGAATGAAGGGGGCTCCGCAATATATTTTACTTATCCCACAAAGTAG